One Halobacterium wangiae genomic window, GACGTGTTATCTGGACGGGAAATTGAACAGTTGATAGTCGGCTCTTTGCTTCGGTACCTCCCAGAAGTCTCTCCTTCAACAGAATTCGTCATTGATGGGATCTATGACGTCCTGGAAGCACAGTTGGAGAGAAGGCATGGCTGGCGTCCGATCACTACCGCTGACAGGACGACGTGGTTTAATGACATAGACCGTCACCTAGTGATGCTCTGTAATCAGTTCAACCATCACTACGAGGTAATCCAATCCGCGGGAGAAATGTCGAATGAGGAATTAGAGCAAACTAAAAGCTTCCTCGGAGAGAATGAGGAATGGATTGCGAAGCTCATCCGGGTAAAACGGGCAGATCTCAAGGACCTCCAAGTCTGGTTGGGGGCCAAGATTGACGCTAACGGTACTTGGGATGCACTTTCACAGGCAACGAACGTAACGGCAGATGAGGATATCCCAACCGGAATAGAGTCTAAAGGCGGGGCAACGACGTATGATATTGTTCGGGAGCTAGAAGAGAAGCTTGAGGAAGCGAGGAAAGAAGACGAGGAGGAAGAGGAAGATAGTGGCCTAGGCGGGCTACGATTTTAGCAATGTACACGGTCGTCGTTTGCTCTAACTGTAAGCACGTCTGGATCGCAAAAGACCGTCCAAAAACAAGTGAATGTAGAAAATGTGGTCGGACTCGGAAGTTCTCCAAGCTGAAAAAGTATTACCAGGATGAGGATCTTGCGGCTGCGAAACTTGCCCGAGCGCAAGTTCAAGCGAGAGTGCATGGCCAAGAAGATAGATTCGAGGAGGCCCTTGAGAGGGGAGTTCTTCACGAGGAAATTGACTCTGTCTTCACCCAAGACCAGTATATCTCTGGTCAAGGTGTCGATGCTGAAGAGGTACGAAAAGCTGTAGGCCGAATGCTCTCCTCCCCTGACGCATCAAAGCCACGGCGGGAGATTGTTCGAAAGGGGATTCGGAACCAGGAGAAACCCACACTAGAGGGTTTCATAGAGTACGCTGAATCGAATGGGTTGGACGCAAGTGATGCTGTTCTCCGGCTGGAAAAATTGGCGCGTTCAGGCCGGATTTCACTCCCCGCAGGAATTTCACTTTCTGAGGTGGAGGCGACAAGCCAAGAGCTGTTAGAGTCAGAGATCGACGATACTCGGGGTGATTTGGAGAGCGAGTCTGATTCGGGCTCTACGAGCTATAAGAGCAAGCAAAAAGCGATTTTGATGAATGCGATTGGGGAGGTCGGCTCCAACCCAGAAGCCGTAGTTGAGTACGCAGTGAATCAGGGGATGTCGCGGGAAAACGCTGCGTTACGTTTAGAGAAGTTCGTTCGAACGGGGGAGTCCGTAGAGATTGAGCTATCCGATGTTGAAGGAGTAGTTGCTGGTATCCTCGGGGAAGAACCCCATGAAACGTCTGGACAGAAGGAGGATTCTGATCCCGCCGAGGGTACGAAGGAGAGCAATTCTAACCCCACCCGGGGCCGTCGAAACCAGCGCGAAATAATGATTGACGCCATCCGAGAGACTAACAACCCTAATCGCACTGATGTTATCAACTATGCTTCTGAGAACGGAATCTCCCGTAAGAAGGCCGAACGATTCCTAGAGAAAATGCTACAAGTCGGAGATGTTACCGAAAGTACGAGCGGTGAACTCCGATTATTGTAAATCGAGGCAGGTCTATGTTGGCAATTCATTGTGGTGTTTCAGAAGCTTAGCGAAGAATTTGCCGTCGATGATTTTTATGGGGAGGTCAAGGCGGCTGCGGAGGATTTTGACGGTTTCATTTACTGGGGCAGTATGGCCAGCGATAATCACTGGGAAAACAGCACACTTTTCGAACCGAAGGAACGGACGCAAAATCTGGTTAAGATGTTGCTCACTCATCTTCTCTACGCTTTTTCCACCTGCTTCGACAGCGGATTTGATTGGGAGTGAAACAAAGACTGCATTCTTGTTTCCTCGATCCAGTTCGATGTCGAAGTCTGATATCTCCCACGGACCGTGTGACTTTCTAGTTTCCTGTGAGAGAGTCCTCCGGCTCGTCGGAGCTATAGCAGAATTATCTGCAAAAATGGCTTTGAGTCTTTCTTGGATTTCGCCATCATCCATCGAATTAACTGCTTCTTCCTCCGTAGAGGTGAGATGTATTGCCTCGAGCTTCGATTCCCTCACACTCCAAATCTCCTGAAAGACGGAATCAGTGTTAACACGGAGGAAAAATGGGATGACTCCAGTCGGCTCCTTCTCGATAGCCCTGATCCAAGCGCGTGCGAGTGCCCACAAGTGAGGTTTCTTCGAAGGCATAGAACCTGGGAGGCTACTCTTGTTCACTGCATTCCCTCGGTTCAGACCCCCTAAGGCATGAAAGACCTTTGATCGGTCCGGGAGATTGCCAACATCAATGTCCGGTGCGTCGATTGACAAAAGACCCCTCTTTGAAAGATCGTAGGCGTACACCTGGAGACCCGAAGAAGACTCCATCGCCTCATTCAGGTGGGTTTCTAATCCCTCAACCATATTATTGAATCTCTCTCTCAATTCATCTGAGGTAGGAGCAGAGTGCTCACTCTCTGAATCTGCGTCATGGCCTTCCCCCTCTATAACTGAATTTAGAACTTCTATCGCATTGAGTACTAGGAACCAGGTGAAACCATGGTGGTCATCTAAACTGTCATCAGTAAGAACATAGGAAGCCCCATCCGCTAACCCGTCCAGTGACTCCAACGTTTCACGCCATAAAGAACTTCCCCGGCCGATTTTCGCTTCTCCAGCCTCAATCCCACCAAGAGACAGTATGAGGGCCATTGCCCTTTTCGTCGCTCGCCACGGATTCTCCCGTAGATTGCTACCGTACTTTCTCAGAGCAAGCGTCTCGTTAATGGTAAAGGAGCGCTGGAGTACGTGTTTCCCACGATCAATCCAGGTTTGAAGGTGGTTGACTTCAATATCTGAAAACGCTTGACTTCGTTTCGCTCTTGCACAAAAACGAACTAGTTCACCGATTATTTGCTTCTCGTCGTAGTTCGGGTCGATCTTCCCCAGAGCGGTTCGAGCATCCTCCATTCCCTCACCGAATTCCTTACGCTGATCGTGCATTACTAATCCTCAATGAATCGATGTAAATCAAGTTTTGTTTCCTCGAATTCCTCTCGAAAACGAGAACCCTCTGGATATAGTTCCTCGAATTCCTCTTGGGTGTACAACCAAGTATCCACGTACGGTTCCTCAGGGAGTGCAAGTAGAGAACGTCGTAAATCAAACCGAACCCCGTTAAACGCCTCGGCCAACACGAAGAGATCGACATCGTCAGCCTCGATACCCTGTTCAACGGCCGAACCAAAGAGGAATAGTCTGTCTGGTTGAATTGGAAGGATACCTTCAATGAGTTCCCTCAACAATTGCCTCGGAAGTGGAGACTGCAGACTACCATCGTCGCAAAGTTTCACAGTATCTTCGTTGGTTGGGTCCATAATTTAACAGCTCCCCAATAATGTATGGCCACTATCTCCTTGAAGGAGACACGGTAAATTCGGTACAGTCATTCGAAGCTGATTTTCACGGCTGCGTTATTACGTATGGTTGGGTTTTCCGAAGGAATGGTAGCTAAGCCAAGAGCGTATTCTGTATCGATGTCATCGTATGAGCCATACGCACAGTAGAGAGGGTGTTCTGGAAGTTCTCTATTTAGATCAAGGGTCCTCGCCGGCAGCCAGTTCGATTGATCTAACGGAAGACGGGTGCATTGGTTCATATGAATCCTGTCACTACAAATGGCGTAGCACGCTTTCTCAGCGCCATTCCGGTCATTGGCGTGCAATGAGACACATTCGAGGTTGTCAAAGGCGGATACGGCGGTATTAATCGCTTCTCGTGCTTCTACGCTAAGGAATGGGTCTGACTGGGGAATGTAGATGTGGGTTGGATTGAAGACTTCGGATAATCCCTCCAAGAGGTTGTTGTGAGTGACCTTTGAGAACTGCAAATCCGGGACCTTTTCTGATGAGTCGAGTTGCTCAAGTAGGAACCATCGCTCTGCTTGGTGGAAACCAGCAATAACCGAAGATAAGTTGATTCTTGAGATGGCAGGGATTGAATCCCCCCTCAACCACTCGGAGGGAATAGGCACTCGTTGGTGGAGCACCTTGAATGATTCTTGACCACGTTTTTCCGTACTCTCTCCTCGGACTTCTTCTCCGATTACCGCACCTTCCTCGTACTCATCACGCAATTCTCGAAGAAGTTCCAGAGCGAGGTCATTATTCATGGATATTTACCCGCAGCTTGGGCACTTTACTATATCCCCTACGCCAGTGTTCATAGACAAGAGATTGGTTGATGCCATTGCTCCTCAATCATCCCCAACTTCTCTGTACTGGCCCAGCCTCAGGCCGTTGTTGGAGAAGGTTGGAACATTCGATGTTTCATTGGTGGTGAAGTTCATTCTATGGGGTTCCTCCATTTGAGGACACGCCAGAACCGGCAGAAACTATGGCCGCATACGTACGGGGACCCAGTGTGTGAGTAGGATTTCCGGGAACGACCTGGACATAATCTACAGGCGAGGAGATGGAGAATCACAGGCCAGTGATCTCCCCGATCTCCACCTCATCTAAGTACTGACAGTCTCCCTTGTAGATCGGCTTTCCCTCGTAGACCACCAGTGCATGCTGGAGTTCATCGATAGCAGTGGCGGCATCCTCTAAGACACGAGCTGCCTCTTTAGCAATATCAGCCAGGAGTCAAACGGGTAACTCTCGTCGACGACGCTCTCATTCTACGGCTGGAACCCGTTTCCGTCCTCCTGTGGAGGACGTCGTCCCGCAGATGCGAGAGATGGCACTCTAAGTTGCCTTCCTATCTGTGTGGGTAGGCCCTTGATTCAGGAAGGTCTGGTCACAGAGGACACGATGACCTGCGGTGAGAGAGCCTGTCTTGAAAACTGAGAGGCGATGACTCGTCGCGGGGTGGGTGCACCCGTGATTGTGCCACGATCCCCCAGAAGCCGAGCGAGAAACCCTCGTGGTTGACGTTTCTGGCGTATTTGGATCGTAACCCGTTCACATCCTCCTGTGGAGGATATCGTTCCGTCTCGGGACGTGGGATATCACTCCGGGCATGCGGCCCCTCCTCGACTAGATGGAGTTCGGACGGCACGCACCGCTCGCCGCATTCCGCCCTCCGCGTCGCTCGCGACCGACCATTCCGGGCTGTCGCGGTCTCGTTCCTTCGTCACTCGACCGCGTTCCGGGCTAAAATGTATGTGCCCTCGACGCCAGCGGGTATCCCCGTCGGTTGCGCCCCTTGCGGGCTTTCGCGTTCCAGCGCTTTGAGCCGCCTGCGCTGTCGCGCGCCACACGGCGGCGCGCGTTCTCGACGACAGTCGCTCTGGACACGGTCCCGCACATCGGGCCGAACGCGAACGGGCATATCCCGCTGGCCGCTCGCTCCGGGCGGGTCGACGCGCGCCACTGGCTGCGTATTTCCTCCTTGGGTGTGCGCCACTCGCGCCCCCGTGGGGCGCTCGTGAAGGCGCGAGCGGCGCACACACTAATTGATGTAATGGTTGGACTCGGTGTCGTCGAAGAAACCACGAGTGATAGTCGTGGTTGTCGGGCGTCGCGATAACGCCTTCAGGTCCAGTAGACCAATGAGTAGTAAGAATCCACGTGGTAGTAACGGTGTTGGACAGGCAGTTGAAACAACCAAACTCGGAGAAACAAGCGAGCGAGAAGCAGACTCGGAGTCGGACATAGCGGAGATTGAGGCTGTCGACGAGGTTCGGGTGCGTGAGGAGCGTCTGCGGGCGACGGTGGACATGGAGATTCGAGCGAGAATAGATTCAAACCACCCTGAAGCGATGGGGGCTGGGTTGACGCTTGCGGAGGAGGAGCGGGCGTTAGCGCGGGAGTGGGAGATTAAGCGCACACACCACCGGTTTGACCGCCGAGAAAGTTCTGACAGAGAGGCTCGTACTCGGGAGTACGTGAGTAAGCGGACGCCGAGTGAACTCTACGAAGCCCGGCCGGTTGACCCTCGGGAGGAGCTTGGGTGTGAGATGTTGGGTGAGGTGAATCGGGAAGCGATGCGCTTGGAATCGAAGTGCCGTGGATTCTCACGGGCAGCAACATCGAGAGTGCTTGCTGGGCGCGTCCAGCAGAATGGGGATGTGACGACGGGCGTGCTTGAGACTCTCGAGAAACTCGCATTAGGGCCCGGGCAGATCATTCCATTCGGTGACCTCGAGCGGGTTGAACGTGATGAGGTGACGGTGGAGGGTTGGG contains:
- a CDS encoding OB-fold nucleic acid binding domain-containing protein, producing the protein MSSKNPRGSNGVGQAVETTKLGETSEREADSESDIAEIEAVDEVRVREERLRATVDMEIRARIDSNHPEAMGAGLTLAEEERALAREWEIKRTHHRFDRRESSDREARTREYVSKRTPSELYEARPVDPREELGCEMLGEVNREAMRLESKCRGFSRAATSRVLAGRVQQNGDVTTGVLETLEKLALGPGQIIPFGDLERVERDEVTVEGWVERLFEPSHPAIAQVGLLEDESGRCKVTIWKRSNQSLVREGERVRVSGAALSFYEGRPSLAVTGWSTLRFTERERYWEA
- a CDS encoding DUF5817 family protein → MYTVVVCSNCKHVWIAKDRPKTSECRKCGRTRKFSKLKKYYQDEDLAAAKLARAQVQARVHGQEDRFEEALERGVLHEEIDSVFTQDQYISGQGVDAEEVRKAVGRMLSSPDASKPRREIVRKGIRNQEKPTLEGFIEYAESNGLDASDAVLRLEKLARSGRISLPAGISLSEVEATSQELLESEIDDTRGDLESESDSGSTSYKSKQKAILMNAIGEVGSNPEAVVEYAVNQGMSRENAALRLEKFVRTGESVEIELSDVEGVVAGILGEEPHETSGQKEDSDPAEGTKESNSNPTRGRRNQREIMIDAIRETNNPNRTDVINYASENGISRKKAERFLEKMLQVGDVTESTSGELRLL